In the Theobroma cacao cultivar B97-61/B2 chromosome 1, Criollo_cocoa_genome_V2, whole genome shotgun sequence genome, one interval contains:
- the LOC18611825 gene encoding chromatin assembly factor 1 subunit FAS2 — MKGGTVQINWHDTKPVLTLDFHPISGLLATGGADFDIKLWFINSDEVQKKIPTASYQNSLSYHGSAVNALRFSPSGEQLASGADGGELIIWKLHTTETGQSWKVFKSLSFHRKDVLDLQWSSDGAFLISGSVDNSCIIWDVNKGSVHQILDGHFHYVQGVAWDPLSKYVASLSSDRTCRIYVNKPQAKAKGVEKLNYICQHTIVKAEQQPIDDAKSVKYHLFHDETLPSFFRRLAWSPDGSFLLVPAGFYKIPASSETVNTTYVFSRKDLSRPSLQLPGASKPVVAVRFCPVAFNLRGSNPAGFFKLPYRLIFAVATLNSLYIYDTESVPPIAILAGLHYAAITDISWSFDARYLALSSQDGYCTLVEFEKDELGQPSSSLEPMNVDKQSPVVQKPDDMVIETAKDDDSITAENRKAECTERREGKQATPSTVNAPISNKPAKRRITPMAIDP; from the exons atgaaaggggGCACGGTTCAGATAAATTGGCACGACACCAAACCCGTTCTGACCCTAGATTTCCACCCCATCTCCGGTCTTCTGGCCACCGGCGGCGCTGATTTTGAcatcaag CTATGGTTTATTAATTCAGACGAAGTGCAGAAGAAAATCCCAACTGCTTCATATCAAAATAGTCTCTCTTACCATGGCTCCGCAGTTAATGCCCTTCGCTTCTCACCATCTG GAGAACAACTTGCCTCTGGTGCTGATG GAGGTGAGCTGATCATATGGAAATTGCACACTACAGAAACTGGTCAAAGTTGGAAAGTTTTCAAGAGTTTGTC ATTTCACCGTAAAGATGTTCTGGACTTGCAATGGTCAAGCGATGGTGCATTTCTCATCTCTGGATCAGTTGACAATTCTTGCATCATATGGGATGTTAACAAAG GTTCCGTCCATCAGATATTGGATGGCCATTTCCATTATGTTCAAGGTGTTGCCTGGGATCCCTTGTCCAAGTATGTTGCTTCTCTCAGTTCAGATAGGACTTGCCGAATTTATGTCAATAAGCCTCAAGCCAAAGCAAAGGGTGTTGAGAAGTTGAATTATATTTGTCAGCATACGATTGTCAAGGCAGAACAGCAACCAATAGATGATGCTAAG TCTGTAAAATACCATCTCTTTCATGACGAAACACTGCCGTCATTCTTCCGTCGATTAGCCTGGTCACCTGATGGTTCGTTTTTACTAGTGCCAGCAG GTTTTTACAAAATTCCAGCTTCATCTGAAACAGTAAACACTACTTATGTCTTTTCCAGAAAGGACCTGTCAAG ACCTTCTTTGCAGCTCCCTGGTGCTAGCAAACCAGTTGTCGCAGTTCGTTTCTGCCCTGTAGCTTTCAACCTTCGGGGGTCAAACCCAG CCGGCTTTTTCAAGCTTCCTTATCGCCTCATTTTTGCAGTTGCAACTTTGAATTCATTGTACATTTACGATACAGAGAGTGTTCCTCCAATTGCAATTTTGGCTGGTCTTCACTATGCAGCCATAACTGACATTTCATG GTCATTTGATGCTCGTTATTTAGCATTGTCATCTCAAGATGGTTATTGTACTTTGGTAGAATTTGAGAAGGACGAATTGGGACAACCCAGTTCTTCATTAG AACCTATGAATGTCGACAAACAGAGCCCCGTCGTCCAGAAACCTGATGACATGGTGATTGAAACTGCTAAAGATGATGATTCAATTACAGCAGAAAACAGAAAGGCAGAATGTACTGAAAGGAGAGAAGGGAAACAGGCAACACCGAGCACGGTGAATGCTCCCATCTCAAATAAGCCAGCCAAGAGGCGTATTACTCCAATGGCAATCGATCCATGA
- the LOC18611826 gene encoding cell wall / vacuolar inhibitor of fructosidase 2, whose translation MGSSFFISILVSLALTISVNGDADLIRKTCKTTKYYDLCVSSLKSDPTSLNSDTKGLATILVGVGMANATATSTFLSSQLLSTTNDTILKKVLKECSDKYAHAGDALQASVRDFESESYDYAYMHVMAAAEYPNACHNAFRRYPGLVYPREIVRIEEGLKHICDVVLGIIDHLGF comes from the coding sequence ATGGgctcttcctttttcatttccatTCTTGTCTCCCTAGCATTAACAATATCAGTCAATGGAGATGCTGATTTAATCCGAAAGACTTGCAAAACAACCAAGTACTATGACCTTTGTGTCTCCTCCCTCAAGTCCGATCCCACTAGCTTGAATTCGGACACAAAGGGCCTGGCAACGATCCTGGTTGGAGTTGGAATGGCTAATGCCACGGCCACATCAACCTTCTTATCATCCCAATTGCTCAGTACCACAAATGACACAATCCTTAAGAAAGTATTGAAAGAATGCTCCGACAAGTATGCTCACGCCGGCGATGCTCTTCAAGCTTCCGTCCGAGATTTTGAATCGGAGTCGTATGATTACGCGTACATGCATGTCATGGCAGCCGCGGAGTATCCAAACGCTTGCCATAACGCATTTAGAAGGTATCCGGGGCTGGTTTATCCGCGAGAGATTGTACGTATAGAAGAGGGTTTGAAGCATATTTGTGATGTGGTATTAGGCATTATTGATCATCTTGGTTTCTAA
- the LOC18611827 gene encoding squalene monooxygenase, with amino-acid sequence MVCQYLLGAILASVLGLVLLYKKIQKQTVFSSKKIQKETFSMSSDNGLPRDSEIGRSADIIIVGAGVAGSALAYTLGKDGRQVKVIERDLTEPDRIVGELLQPGGYLKLMELGLEDCVNEIDAQRVFGYALFKDGKSTKLSYPLQHFESDVAGRSFHNGRFIQRMREKASTLPNVKLEQGTVTSLITEKGTVKWVQYKTKNGQQLIAKAPLTIVCDGCFSNLRRSLCNPKVDIPSCFVAMVLENCKLPYANHGHVILADPSPILFYPISSTEVRCLVDVPGQNVPSVSNGEMSHFLKTEVAPQIPPELYNAFISAIDKRNIRTMPNRSMPAAPYPTPGALLMGDAFNMRHPLTGGGMTVALSDIVVLRDLLRPLRDLNDASALCKYLESFYTLRKPTASTINTLAGALYKVFSGSSDPARREMRKACFDYLSLGGVFSNGPIALLSGMNPRPLNLILHFFAVAIYGVGRLLLPFPSFKRLLLGARLISGASSIIFPILKAEGVRQVFFPVTIPAYYRVPPVHL; translated from the exons ATGGTTTGCCAATATCTACTGGGAGCAATTCTGGCTTCTGTTTTGGGTCTTGTTTTGCTatacaagaaaattcagaagcAGACCGTTTTTTCTTCAAAGAAAATTCAGAAGGAGACATTTTCAATGAGCTCTGATAATGGATTACCCCGTGACTCAGAGATAGGTAGGAGTGCAGATATAATCATTGTTGGGGCAGGGGTTGCTGGTTCTGCTCTTGCTTACACTCTTGGGAAG GATGGACGCCAAGTGAAAGTGATTGAGAGAGACTTGACTGAACCTGATAGAATTGTTGGAGAACTTCTACAACCTGGAGGTTACCTGAAATTGATGGAGTTGGGGCTTGAGG ATTGTGTGAATGAGATTGATGCTCAGCGCGTGTTTGGATATGCTCTGTTTAAGGATGGGAAAAGCACCAAACTATCATATCCCTTGCAACATTTCGAATCAGATGTTGCAGGGAGAAGCTTCCATAATGGACGTTTCATTCaaagaatgagagaaaaagCATCAACCCTTCCCAA TGTGAAACTAGAACAAGGAACTGTCACATCTCTAATTACTGAGAAGGGAACTGTTAAATGGGTGCAGTACAAAACCAAGAATGGTCAACAGCTGATCGCTAAAGCTCCCCTTACAATTGTATGTGATGGATGCTTCTCAAATTTGAGGCGCTCTCTCTGCAATCCAAAG GTTGACATCCCTTCTTGTTTTGTTGCTATGGTCCTGGAGAACTGTAAGCTTCCGTATGCAAATCACGGACACGTTATTTTGGCAGATCCTTCTCCCATCCTGTTTTATCCTATTAGTAGCACAGAGGTTCGTTGTCTGGTTGATGTACCTGGACAAAATGTTCCCTCAGTCTCTAATGGCGAAATGTCCCATTTCTTGAAAACTGAGGTGGCTCCTCAG ATCCCCCCTGAGCTATACAATGCTTTCATATCTGCAATCGATAAGAGAAACATAAGAACGATGCCTAACAGAAGCATGCCTGCTGCTCCCTATCCAACTCCGGGTGCACTGTTGATGGGAGATGCATTTAACATGAGGCATCCTTTGACCGGTGGAGGAATGACTGTGGCACTCTCTGATATCGTTGTCTTAAGAGACCTCCTTAGACCTCTCCGCGATCTAAATGATGCATCTGCCTTGTGCAAATATCTGGAATCCTTCTACACTCTACGTAAG CCAACAGCATCTACCATAAATACATTAGCCGGTGCCCTCTATAAGGTGTTTAGCGGATCATCCGACCCAGCAAGGAGAGAAATGCGCAAAGCATGCTTCGATTATTTAAGCCTTGGCGGTGTTTTTTCAAATGGACCAATAGCTTTACTCTCTGGCATGAATCCTCGGCCATTGAACCTGATCCTACACTTCTTCGCTGTGGCTATATATGGCGTTGGGCGCTTACTGCTTCCATTTCCTTCGTTCAAACGCCTTCTACTTGGTGCTAGATTAATTTCG GGAGCATCAAGCATCATTTTCCCTATACTCAAGGCTGAAGGAGTTAGACAGGTGTTCTTCCCTGTAACCATACCAGCTTATTACAGAGTTCCTCCGGTTCATCTATGA
- the LOC18611828 gene encoding NAC domain-containing protein 82, with protein MGKNWLAPGFRFHPTDVELVKYYLKRKVLGKKLAFEAIAELDIYKYAPWDLPDFSCLKTGDLKWFFFCPIEKKYARGVKFNRATMYGYWKTTGKDRTVTYNDAVVGMIKTLVFHQGKAPRGDRTDWVMHEYRLEEKELADRGVVQDTYVLCVVFKKDGLGPRNGAQYGAPFKEEDWSDDEDVNLVGTGSLSGMSTLAVGGASSSCVPESLCAGASVASSGLYTLPRVVLTNAAASVTTDIDSNANAAPTVVDAPQVPVVVDKAVPASTEAPQLAQVPQVQESNDDILSMLDFFREDDAFIIYDNGQVIGTANDSFFEAPQVSDDDDILSMLASFTEDNNLNSVLYPFE; from the coding sequence ATGGGTAAAAACTGGTTGGCTCCGGGGTTTAGATTTCACCCTACTGATGTTGAACttgttaaatattatttgaagAGGAAAGTATTGGGCAAGAAGCTTGCTTTCGAAGCAATTGCTGAGCTCGATATATACAAATATGCGCCTTGGGATCTACCAGATTTCTCGTGTTTAAAGACAGGAGATCTAAAATGGTTCTTCTTTTGTCCCATTGAGAAGAAATACGCCCGAGGGGTTAAATTTAATCGGGCTACCATGTATGGTTATTGGAAAACCACTGGAAAGGATAGAACTGTTACATACAATGATGCAGTTGTGGGGATGATAAAAACTCTAGTTTTTCACCAAGGTAAAGCTCCACGTGGGGACCGAACAGATTGGGTAATGCATGAATATCgacttgaagaaaaagaattggcCGACAGAGGGGTTGTTCAGGATACATATGTGCTTTGTGTTGTTTTCAAGAAGGATGGTCTGGGCCCAAGAAACGGTGCCCAATATGGAGCACCATTTAAGGAGGAAGATTGGAGTGATGATGAGGACGTAAATTTGGTCGGCACTGGCTCTCTTTCTGGCATGTCTACGCTAGCCGTTGGTGGTGCTAGTAGCTCGTGTGTCCCTGAAAGCCTTTGTGCTGGAGCATCTGTTGCATCAAGTGGGTTGTATACTCTACCTCGAGTGGTTCTTACTAATGCTGCTGCTAGTGTTACCACTGATATTGATAGTAATGCTAATGCTGCCCCTACAGTTGTGGATGCTCCTCAAGTTCCAGTGGTTGTTGATAAGGCTGTTCCTGCATCAACGGAGGCTCCTCAACTTGCTCAAGTTCCTCAAGTTCAAGAATCAAATGATGACATTTTATCAATGTTGGATTTCTTCAGAGAAGATGATGCATTCATCATTTATGACAATGGTCAAGTGATTGGTACTGCTAATGATTCTTTCTTTGAGGCTCCTCAAGtttctgatgatgatgatattttgtCCATGTTGGCATCCTTCACAGAAGACAACAATTTGAACAGTGTGTTGTATCCCTTTGAATAA
- the LOC18611829 gene encoding alcohol dehydrogenase 1 encodes MPSTTVGQVIRCKAAVAWEAGKPLVIEEVEVAPPQAMEVRLKILFTSLCHTDVYFWEAKGQTPLFPRIFGHEAGGIVESVGEGVTDLEPGDHVLPVFTGECKEYRHCKSEESNMCDLLRINTDRGVMLHDGKSRFSINGQPIYHFVGTSTFSEYTVVHVGCVAKINPAAPLDKVCVLSCGISTGLGATLNVAKPGKGSTVAIFGLGAVGLAAAEGARMAGASRIIGVDLNSKRFNEAKKFGVTEFVNPKDHGKPVQEVIAEMTGGGVDRSVECTGNINAMISAYECVHDGWGVAVLVGVPNKDDTFKTHPMNVLNEKTLKGTFFGNYKPRSDLPLVVEKYMNKELQLEKFITHEVPFSEINKAFDYMLRGDSLRCVIRMDA; translated from the exons ATGCCAAGTACTACTGTTGGTCAGGTCATTCGCTGTAAAG CTGCGGTGGCATGGGAAGCCGGAAAGCCACTGGTAATAGAAGAAGTGGAGGTGGCACCTCCACAGGCAATGGAGGTTCGCCTGAAGATCCTGTTCACCTCCCTATGCCATACTGATGTTTACTTCTGGGAAGCCAAG GGGCAGACACCTTTATTCCCTCGTATATTTGGTCATGAAGCAGGCGG GATTGTTGAAAGTGTTGGTGAGGGTGTTACCGACCTCGAACCTGGTGACCATGTCCTTCCTGTTTTCACAGGAGAGTGCAAGGAGTATCGGCATTGCAAGTCAGAGGAAAGCAACATGTGTGATCTCCTAAGGATCAATACTGACAGAGGGGTGATGCTCCATGATGGTAAATCAAGGTTCTCAATCAATGGACAGCCGATCTACCATTTTGTTGGGACTTCAACCTTCAGCGAATACACTGTTGTTCATGTTGGTTGTGTCGCCAAGATTAATCCTGCTGCTCCTCTTGACAAAGTTTGTGTTCTGAGCTGTGGAATCTCAACAG GTCTCGGTGCCACATTGAATGTTGCAAAGCCTGGAAAAGGTTCAACAGTAGCAATATTTGGATTGGGAGCCGTTGGCCTTGCT GCTGCTGAAGGGGCTAGAATGGCAGGTGCCTCAAGGATTATTGGGGTTGATTTAAATTCCAAGAGATTCAATGAAG CCAAGAAATTTGGAGTTACGGAGTTTGTGAATCCAAAAGACCATGGCAAACCTGTTCAGGAG GTGATTGCTGAAATGACTGGTGGTGGAGTTGATCGAAGTGTCGAATGCACTGGAAACATCAATGCTATGATATCTGCATACGAATGTGTTCATGAT GGATGGGGTGTTGCAGTACTTGTTGGTGTGCCAAACAAAGATGATACCTTCAAAACACATCCAATGAATGTCTTGAATGAGAAAACACTTAAGGGTACCTTCTTTGGAAACTACAAGCCGCGCTCTGACCTTCCTCTGGTGGTGGAAAAATACATGAACAAG GAGCTTCAGTTGGAGAAATTCATCACCCATGAAGTCCCTTTCTCAGAAATTAACAAGGCCTTCGACTACATGCTCCGTGGAGATAGTCTTCGATGCGTGATCCGCATGGATGCATAA
- the LOC18611831 gene encoding alcohol dehydrogenase 1 has translation MSSTAGQVIRCKAAVAWEAGKPLVVEEVELAPPQAMEVRLKILFTSLCHTDVYFWEAKGQTPLFPRIFGHEAGGIVESVGEGVTDLKPGDHVLPVFTGECGDCRHCKSEESNMCDLLRINTDRGVMLNDGKTRFSINGQPIYHFVGTSTFSEYTVVHVGCVAKINPAAPLDKVCVLSCGISTGLGATLNVAKPTKGSTVAIFGLGAVGLAAAEGARIAGASRIIGVDLNSKRFEEAKNFGCTEFVNPKDHDKPVQEVLAEMTNGGVDRSVECTGSINAMISAFECVHDGWGVAVLVGVPNKDDAFKTHPMNLLNERTLKGTFFGNYKPRSDLPSVVEKYMNKELELEKFITHEVPFSEINKAFEYMLRGEGLRCIIRMDA, from the exons ATGTCAAGCACTGCTGGTCAGGTCATTCGTTGCAAAG CTGCCGTGGCATGGGAAGCTGGAAAGCCACTGGTGGTTGAAGAGGTGGAGCTGGCACCACCACAGGCAATGGAGGTTCGTCTGAAGATCCTCTTTACCTCTCTCTGCCACACCGATGTTTACTTTTGGGAAGCCAAG GGGCAAACTCCATTATTCCCTCGCATATTTGGTCATGAAGCAGGGGG GATTGTTGAAAGTGTTGGTGAGGGTGTGACAGACCTTAAACCCGGTGACCATGTGCTTCCTGTGTTCACTGGGGAATGCGGGGACTGCCGTCATTGCAAGTCAGAGGAAAGTAACATGTGTGATCTGCTTAGGATCAACACTGACCGAGGGGTGATGCTTAATGATGGCAAGACCAGGTTCTCTATTAATGGACAACCTATTTACCATTTCGTTGGGACATCTACCTTCAGCGAATACACTGTTGTTCATGTTGGCTGTGTTGCCAAAATCAATCCTGCTGCTCCACTAGACAAAGTTTGTGTTCTCAGCTGTGGAATCTCTACAG GTCTTGGTGCCACCTTGAATGTTGCAAAACCCACTAAGGGTTCAACTGTGGCCATTTTTGGATTAGGAGCAGTTGGCCTTGCT GCCGCTGAAGGGGCTAGAATTGCAGGCGCTTCTAGGATTATTGGGGTTGATCTTAATTCTAAGAGGTTTGAGGAAG CCAAGAATTTTGGTTGCACTGAATTTGTGAACCCAAAAGACCATGACAAGCCTGTTCAAGAG GTGCTCGCTGAAATGACAAATGGGGGAGTTGATCGAAGTGTGGAGTGCACTGGAAGCATCAATGCCATGATTTCTGCATTTGAATGTGTTCACGAT GGATGGGGTGTTGCTGTGCTAGTTGGTGTGCCAAATAAGGATGATGCATTTAAAACCCATCCCATGAATCTGCTGAATGAGAGGACGCTCAAGGGCACCTTCTTTGGCAACTACAAGCCCCGCTCTGACCTTCCTTCAGTGGTGGAAAAGTACATGAACAAA GAGCTTGAGCTGGAGAAATTCATCACCCATGAAGTACCTTTCTCAGAGATCAACAAGGCCTTTGAATACATGCTTCGTGGGGAGGGCCTCCGTTGTATCATCCGCATGGATGCATAA